A stretch of the Veillonella parvula DSM 2008 genome encodes the following:
- a CDS encoding ABC transporter ATP-binding protein — translation MTNYAVELKNVCKRFPLPTGGELEACKDINITLEKGQSLGIVGESGSGKTTLVRMIMKMLPITEGEIYVDGVEIQHMNSEQTKEYRKKIQMVFQDPSAAFNPRMKVKDIILEPLYNFGLLEKGKEEQIAGDYLEMVDLPREFMHRYPHEMSGGQRQRVAIARAIVLEPEILVLDEATSALDVSVQDSIAYLLARLQKKKNLTYLFIAHDIAFIRTMCHKVVVMYKGAIVEELDAFHLADAKHPYTKVLLSSIFEIGQDHKPLTLDEATLEA, via the coding sequence TTGACTAACTACGCAGTAGAATTAAAAAATGTATGTAAACGATTCCCACTTCCCACTGGTGGTGAACTCGAAGCATGTAAGGATATTAATATAACTCTCGAAAAAGGTCAGTCCCTTGGGATTGTAGGGGAATCTGGCTCTGGGAAAACAACATTGGTTCGTATGATCATGAAGATGCTTCCTATTACGGAAGGCGAGATTTATGTAGATGGTGTAGAGATTCAACATATGAATTCTGAACAAACGAAAGAATATCGTAAAAAGATTCAAATGGTATTCCAAGATCCATCTGCAGCTTTTAACCCACGTATGAAGGTTAAAGATATCATTCTTGAGCCACTTTATAATTTTGGTCTTCTTGAAAAGGGAAAAGAAGAGCAAATCGCAGGTGACTATCTGGAAATGGTAGATTTACCTCGCGAGTTTATGCATCGCTATCCTCATGAAATGTCTGGTGGTCAACGCCAACGTGTTGCCATTGCTCGTGCTATCGTATTAGAGCCAGAAATTCTCGTTCTAGATGAGGCTACTAGTGCTTTAGACGTATCTGTACAAGACTCCATTGCGTACCTTTTGGCGCGTTTACAAAAAAAGAAAAATTTAACATACCTATTTATTGCTCATGATATTGCCTTTATTCGTACGATGTGCCACAAGGTGGTCGTAATGTACAAAGGTGCTATCGTTGAAGAACTAGATGCTTTCCACTTGGCGGATGCAAAACATCCATATACAAAGGTTTTATTGAGTTCTATCTTTGAAATTGGTCAAGATCATAAGCCGCTTACCTTGGATGAGGCTACATTAGAAGCTTAA
- a CDS encoding ABC transporter ATP-binding protein, with protein sequence MAENILTVENLNIAYQGVPAVMDVNFTLERGKVLTIVGESGSGKTTVIRALMGLLPVGGEVTDGTMIFNGHDLRNLSKSEWRSLRGKDMAMIFQDSGSALDPIVRIGKQFRELFKSHIEITNDECDRRAIELLESVSLPNGADILRRYPHELSGGQRQRVGIAMALALDPALLIGDEPTSALDVTTQSQVVMQMLDLAKEHNSAIVMVTHNLGVAAYMSDYIIVMKKGRVVDAGTPKDILENPSNEYTKQLKEAVPTLGGGRYID encoded by the coding sequence ATGGCAGAAAACATACTAACTGTAGAAAACCTTAACATTGCGTACCAAGGTGTGCCTGCTGTTATGGATGTGAACTTTACCTTGGAACGCGGTAAGGTATTAACCATTGTAGGTGAGTCCGGATCCGGTAAAACTACTGTAATCCGGGCCCTCATGGGTTTATTACCTGTAGGTGGTGAGGTTACGGACGGTACAATGATCTTTAATGGTCATGACCTTCGTAACTTGTCTAAATCTGAATGGAGATCTTTGCGCGGCAAGGATATGGCCATGATTTTCCAAGATAGTGGTAGTGCATTAGATCCAATCGTTCGTATCGGTAAACAATTTAGAGAATTGTTTAAATCCCATATTGAAATCACTAATGATGAATGTGATCGACGAGCAATTGAGTTATTAGAATCTGTATCTCTTCCTAATGGAGCGGATATATTGCGCCGTTATCCACACGAATTATCTGGTGGACAACGACAACGTGTTGGTATTGCCATGGCGTTAGCTTTGGATCCTGCATTACTCATCGGTGATGAACCGACATCTGCGCTAGATGTAACGACACAATCTCAAGTGGTTATGCAAATGCTTGACCTAGCTAAAGAGCATAACTCCGCAATCGTAATGGTAACCCATAATCTTGGTGTGGCGGCGTATATGTCCGACTACATTATCGTTATGAAAAAGGGCCGTGTCGTAGATGCAGGTACTCCTAAAGACATTTTGGAAAATCCATCTAATGAATATACGAAACAATTAAAAGAGGCTGTACCAACATTGGGAGGAGGTCGTTACATTGACTAA
- a CDS encoding ABC transporter substrate-binding protein, whose protein sequence is MKKSWKKALLAGLSIVMMGSFIAGCGSDNNGAANKDVLKVGVTNFASTLEPTENFFAWVVMRYGVGETLAKFDEQMKPQPWIASKWEVSPDHKTWTFTINDKVKFSNGKKVDAAAVKASIERAFAKSNRAKTFFEYDSMEANGQQLVIHTTKEYPNMPGLLADPLFLIVDVQAEKDGRNFAKEGPIGTGPYIVKSFTKERAEMVANENYWDGTVPFKTVEIPSIDDPNTRAMSLQSGDVDMAVNIGPGEIGLFQGNDKFKVDEIASLRVVLARINQKGILGDDKVRAAVISATDRKNYADVLLKGTFIPGSAPIPPSMDYGFNDLKDPNAYNPERSKQLLAEDGWKDTDGDGILDKDGKPLTFNFVVYNSRAELPLYAEAVQADLKKVGIDMKIKTVDYNLIDKMGQEGDYDMLISNIVTANTGDPIWFLANYWHTNNNGSNPQNGSGYSNPQVDQLLDAAETEFDPAKRRDYAMQIQQLLMNDGAALFLGYPKTNIVTGSYLKGAVMYPSDYYWITNKITK, encoded by the coding sequence ATGAAAAAATCTTGGAAAAAGGCTCTTTTAGCAGGTCTTAGCATTGTAATGATGGGTTCCTTCATCGCAGGTTGTGGGTCTGATAATAATGGTGCTGCTAACAAAGATGTATTAAAAGTAGGCGTTACTAACTTCGCATCCACATTAGAACCTACAGAAAACTTCTTCGCATGGGTTGTAATGCGTTATGGCGTAGGTGAAACATTAGCTAAGTTTGACGAGCAAATGAAACCTCAACCATGGATTGCGTCTAAATGGGAGGTATCTCCAGACCATAAAACATGGACTTTCACAATCAATGATAAGGTGAAATTCTCTAATGGTAAAAAAGTTGATGCAGCAGCTGTAAAGGCATCTATTGAACGTGCTTTTGCAAAGTCTAATCGTGCGAAAACATTCTTCGAATATGACTCTATGGAAGCTAATGGTCAACAATTAGTTATTCATACAACAAAAGAATATCCTAATATGCCTGGTCTTTTAGCGGATCCATTGTTCCTAATCGTTGACGTCCAAGCTGAAAAAGATGGCCGTAACTTTGCGAAGGAAGGCCCTATCGGTACAGGCCCATATATAGTTAAATCCTTTACTAAAGAACGTGCTGAAATGGTTGCGAACGAAAACTACTGGGATGGTACAGTACCATTTAAAACTGTAGAAATTCCTTCTATTGACGACCCTAATACTCGTGCTATGAGCTTACAATCTGGTGACGTAGATATGGCTGTTAACATCGGCCCTGGTGAAATTGGTTTGTTCCAAGGCAATGACAAATTCAAAGTAGATGAAATTGCATCTCTTCGTGTAGTATTGGCCCGTATTAATCAAAAAGGTATTCTTGGGGATGACAAAGTTCGTGCTGCAGTTATCTCTGCAACAGACCGTAAAAACTATGCTGATGTATTATTAAAAGGTACATTCATTCCTGGTTCTGCTCCAATTCCACCATCCATGGACTATGGCTTCAACGATTTGAAAGATCCAAATGCATATAATCCTGAACGTTCTAAACAATTGTTAGCAGAAGATGGCTGGAAAGATACTGATGGCGATGGCATCCTTGATAAAGATGGCAAACCATTAACATTCAACTTCGTAGTATATAACTCTCGTGCAGAATTACCACTTTATGCAGAGGCTGTTCAAGCAGACCTTAAAAAAGTTGGTATCGATATGAAAATCAAAACAGTTGACTATAACTTGATCGATAAAATGGGCCAAGAAGGCGACTATGATATGCTTATCTCCAACATTGTAACAGCTAATACAGGTGATCCAATCTGGTTCTTGGCTAACTATTGGCACACTAACAACAATGGCTCCAACCCTCAAAATGGTTCTGGTTACTCCAATCCACAAGTTGACCAATTGTTAGATGCAGCTGAAACTGAATTCGACCCAGCAAAACGTCGTGATTACGCAATGCAAATTCAACAATTGTTGATGAATGATGGTGCTGCATTATTCTTAGGCTATCCTAAAACTAATATCGTTACAGGTTCTTACTTGAAAGGTGCTGTAATGTACCCAAGTGATTACTACTGGATTACTAACAAAATTACAAAATAG
- the nikC gene encoding nickel transporter permease, with protein sequence MAEFIQKHKLFSFYSGLMIIIVLIAIFAPWLAPGDAFTSNMSQALQAPSSQHWFGTDKLGRDVLSRIIYGTQLSLFMGVSIVVIMVSIGTIIGAIAGYFGGKVEMVLMRLADIMLSFPGVVLAIAIAGILGGSIVNTILALSVVGWAKYARLVRSMTLKVRGEEYVTAAVMMGASTATILRRHIIPNIMPLVVTTGALDIGAIMIEVAGLSFLGFGAQPPTPEWGLMLNEGRQYLQTSPWLMVFPGMSILIVVSIFNLWSDSLRDVVDPKNQG encoded by the coding sequence CCCTGGCTTGCACCGGGGGATGCTTTCACCTCAAATATGAGTCAGGCATTGCAAGCACCAAGCAGCCAACATTGGTTTGGTACAGATAAATTAGGACGTGATGTATTATCTCGTATCATTTATGGTACTCAATTATCCTTGTTCATGGGCGTATCCATCGTCGTTATCATGGTAAGCATTGGTACTATCATCGGTGCTATAGCAGGCTATTTTGGCGGCAAAGTCGAAATGGTCCTCATGCGCCTAGCTGATATTATGTTATCCTTCCCAGGTGTTGTTTTGGCCATCGCTATTGCTGGTATTTTGGGTGGTAGCATTGTGAATACGATTTTGGCTTTATCTGTAGTAGGTTGGGCAAAATATGCTCGTCTAGTACGATCTATGACGTTAAAAGTACGTGGTGAAGAATATGTAACGGCTGCGGTTATGATGGGGGCGTCTACGGCAACTATCTTAAGACGACATATTATTCCTAATATTATGCCTCTTGTTGTTACTACAGGTGCACTTGATATTGGGGCTATCATGATTGAGGTGGCAGGGCTTTCCTTCCTTGGTTTTGGTGCACAGCCACCAACACCTGAATGGGGCCTTATGCTTAACGAAGGCCGCCAGTACTTGCAAACAAGCCCATGGCTTATGGTATTCCCTGGTATGTCGATCTTAATCGTGGTATCTATTTTTAATCTTTGGTCTGACTCCTTACGAGATGTAGTGGATCCAAAAAATCAAGGATAA